One window of Quercus robur chromosome 5, dhQueRobu3.1, whole genome shotgun sequence genomic DNA carries:
- the LOC126725169 gene encoding protein NO VEIN-LIKE-like: MEKVDRAVTNARRNIIAAGESVTAWKVSQDTLLILNLDSWSSLGFPMQEVPSLHRLMLTEGKINAFIHCFVGVQRVTTLYDLEVAICKNEGVDNFENLELGPLLRHPLVLHYFSLKSDATEVFKITGEEVFCFLWKYIHRKKKKKSQNNESVEVEESLDGKKKKKKNKYINNIQVDKFLNFIAKRRSVASKEELCIRIQNLGMHVSAIQKAMSPQTAILKKPVDATSISQHVESFSSARKDFRGKNIRFASSSSNDDEDSDDSKDANLPSQNVASSDRVTSCP; encoded by the exons ATGGAGAAGGTGGACCGCGCTGTCACTAACGCCAGACGCAACATAATTGCGGCCGGAGAGAGTGTGACGGCATGGAAAGTGTCTCAGGATACACTGCTCATCCTCAATCTCGACTCTTGGTCCTCTCTTGGCTTTCCAATGCAGGAGGTCCCCAGTCTTCACCGCCTTATGCTCACTGAAGGGAAG ATAAATGCATTTATCCATTGCTTTGTTGGGGTTCAAAGAGTTACTACATTGTATGATTTGGAAGTAGCAATCTGTAAGAATGAAGGCGTAGATAACTTCGAAAACCTTGAATTGGGGCCTTTGTTGCGACACCCACTTGTCTTGCACTATTTTTCACTCAAATCTGATGCCACTGAAGTTTTTAAAATAACCGGTGAGGAGGTATTTTGCTTCCTTTGGAAGTATATAcataggaagaagaagaagaagagtcaGAATAATGAGAGTGTTGAAGTTGAAGAGTCTTTGgatgggaagaagaagaagaagaagaataagtatATTAACAATATTCAAGTTgataagtttttgaattttattgctaAGAGGCGTTCCGTTGCAAGCAAGGAAGAACTTTGTATACGAATTCAAAACTTGGGGATGCATGTTTCTGCTATCCAAAAAGCCATGAGCCCACAGACTGCTATTTTAAAGAAACCTGTAGATGCTACTTCTATTTCTCAGCATGTCGAATCATTCTCCTCTGCACGGAAGGATTTTCGTGGCAAGAACATTAGATTTGCTTCATCAAGCTCCAATGACGATGAAGATAGTGATGATTCTAAGGATGCTAACTTGCCATCACAAAATGTTGCAAGTTCTGACCGAGTGACTAGCTGTCCTTAG